From one Streptomyces chromofuscus genomic stretch:
- a CDS encoding ABC transporter permease — protein sequence MLKATLRSFLAHKGRLLLSALAVLLSVAFVAGSLIFSDTVGRTFDRLFASTAADVTVSPKENLDEAIPSGATSTLPADLAERVARVDGVAAARAEVEVQNITVVDERNEPVSPTTGAPTLGNDWNPTDRSPVELTSGHAPRGPTEALIDSETAERANVRVGDTLTVIATPGSFKVEVVGIVTFTTTNPGAALLYMDTPTARTKLLGVPDGATSITVDAAPGVSDETLKERVADTLGGERYDLRTAGEQAQSDVEQLGGFLDVIKWVMLGFAGIAVLVGVFLIVNTFSMLIAQRTRELGLLRALGADRRQVRRSVLTEALLLGLVGSTLGLAAGIGLAAGLIGLMGVLGMNIKSTEMVIGWATPVTAYAVGVGVTFVAAYLPARRAAAVSPMAALADAEVAGVGRPLKVRAVVGTVVAAAGVAALVGCAVSSETASAASLLGVGVVLTLVATVIAGPLLVRPVIRVLGGWFPALFGSIGRMSQRNALRNPRRTGATAAALMVGLALVGGMSVASASMTKSFDEQIDRTLGADFVLQNANFLPFPREVTERVRDTEGVGLVVRSRFAPIALTLPDSDRVETTAAGYDPRLDEVANITYAQGGSAAALAPGRMAMDLDFAREHGVRVGSAIPVEFQGGRRAELTVGALTDQESSDGFGMQGGVYFGLATLERYAPGAQDSALYVNGAPGTGADDLRAGLEGTLETYPQVQVRDLADYKQLVHEQIAVLLYLVYALLGLAIVIAVLGVVNTLALSVVERTREIGLLRAIGLARRQLRRMIRLESVVIAVFGAVLGLALGLVWGLCTQQVLALEGMTALAVPWGTIVAVVLGSAVVGVVAALLPALRASRMNVLAAIAHE from the coding sequence GTGCTGAAGGCGACGCTCAGAAGCTTTCTCGCCCACAAAGGGCGGCTGCTCCTCTCGGCGCTGGCCGTGCTGCTGTCCGTCGCGTTCGTGGCGGGCAGCCTGATCTTCTCCGACACCGTCGGCCGGACCTTCGACCGGCTCTTCGCGTCGACCGCGGCCGACGTCACCGTCAGCCCCAAGGAGAACCTCGACGAGGCCATACCGTCCGGCGCGACGTCCACCCTGCCGGCGGATCTCGCCGAGCGGGTCGCCCGCGTCGACGGGGTGGCCGCCGCCCGCGCGGAGGTCGAGGTCCAGAACATCACCGTCGTCGACGAACGCAACGAGCCGGTCAGTCCGACGACCGGCGCCCCCACGCTCGGCAACGACTGGAACCCGACCGACCGCAGCCCCGTGGAGCTGACCTCGGGTCACGCCCCGCGCGGGCCCACCGAGGCCCTGATCGACTCCGAGACCGCCGAGCGCGCGAACGTACGGGTCGGGGACACCCTGACGGTGATCGCCACGCCCGGCTCCTTCAAGGTCGAGGTCGTCGGCATCGTCACCTTCACCACCACCAACCCCGGCGCCGCCCTGCTCTACATGGACACGCCGACCGCGCGGACCAAGCTCCTCGGCGTCCCGGACGGCGCCACCTCCATCACCGTGGACGCGGCGCCGGGCGTCAGCGACGAGACGCTCAAGGAGCGCGTGGCGGACACGCTCGGCGGCGAACGCTACGACCTGCGCACCGCGGGCGAACAGGCGCAGTCGGACGTCGAACAGCTCGGCGGCTTCCTGGACGTCATCAAGTGGGTGATGCTCGGCTTCGCAGGGATCGCGGTGCTGGTGGGCGTGTTCCTGATCGTCAACACCTTCTCCATGCTGATCGCGCAGCGCACCCGCGAGCTGGGCCTGCTGCGCGCGCTGGGCGCCGACCGCCGGCAGGTCCGCCGCTCGGTGCTCACCGAGGCGCTGCTGCTCGGCCTGGTCGGCTCCACCCTGGGCCTGGCCGCCGGCATCGGACTCGCCGCCGGGCTGATCGGGCTGATGGGCGTGCTCGGCATGAACATCAAGTCCACCGAGATGGTCATCGGCTGGGCGACACCGGTCACGGCGTACGCCGTCGGCGTCGGCGTCACCTTCGTCGCCGCGTACCTCCCGGCCCGCCGCGCCGCCGCCGTCTCGCCGATGGCGGCGCTCGCGGACGCGGAGGTCGCCGGAGTGGGCCGGCCCCTGAAGGTGCGCGCGGTCGTGGGCACGGTCGTCGCGGCGGCCGGCGTGGCGGCCCTGGTGGGGTGTGCGGTGTCGTCCGAGACGGCGTCGGCCGCGTCCCTGCTCGGCGTCGGCGTGGTCCTGACGCTGGTCGCGACCGTGATCGCGGGACCGCTGCTGGTACGGCCGGTGATCCGGGTGCTGGGCGGGTGGTTCCCGGCGCTGTTCGGCTCGATCGGCCGGATGAGCCAGCGCAACGCGCTGCGCAACCCGCGCCGTACGGGCGCCACCGCTGCCGCGCTCATGGTGGGGCTCGCGCTGGTCGGCGGGATGTCGGTGGCGAGCGCCTCGATGACGAAGTCGTTCGACGAGCAGATCGACCGGACGCTGGGCGCGGACTTCGTGCTCCAGAACGCCAACTTCCTGCCCTTCCCGCGGGAGGTGACCGAACGGGTGCGGGACACCGAGGGCGTCGGCCTGGTCGTTCGCTCGCGGTTCGCGCCGATCGCGCTGACCCTGCCCGACAGCGACCGGGTCGAGACGACGGCCGCCGGCTACGACCCGCGGCTGGACGAGGTCGCGAACATCACCTACGCGCAAGGGGGCAGCGCCGCCGCGCTGGCCCCCGGGCGGATGGCGATGGACCTGGACTTCGCGCGGGAGCACGGTGTGCGGGTCGGCAGCGCGATCCCCGTCGAGTTCCAGGGCGGACGCCGGGCCGAACTGACCGTCGGCGCGCTCACCGACCAGGAGTCCTCCGACGGCTTCGGCATGCAGGGCGGGGTCTACTTCGGGCTCGCCACGCTGGAGCGCTACGCGCCGGGCGCCCAGGACTCCGCACTGTACGTCAACGGCGCGCCCGGCACCGGCGCGGACGACCTGCGCGCCGGCCTGGAGGGGACGCTGGAGACGTACCCGCAGGTGCAGGTGCGGGACCTGGCCGACTACAAGCAACTCGTCCACGAGCAGATAGCGGTGCTGCTCTACCTCGTGTACGCCCTGCTCGGGCTGGCGATCGTGATCGCGGTGCTGGGGGTGGTCAACACCCTCGCCCTGTCCGTCGTCGAGCGCACCCGGGAGATCGGGCTGCTGCGGGCCATCGGGCTGGCCCGCAGGCAGCTGCGCCGGATGATCCGGCTGGAGTCGGTGGTGATCGCGGTGTTCGGCGCGGTGCTCGGGCTCGCGCTGGGCCTGGTGTGGGGTCTGTGCACCCAGCAGGTGCTGGCCCTGGAGGGCATGACCGCGCTGGCCGTCCCGTGGGGGACGATCGTCGCGGTCGTGCTCGGATCGGCGGTGGTCGGTGTCGTCGCGGCCCTGCTGCCGGCGCTGCGGGCGTCGCGGATGAACGTGCTGGCGGCGATCGCGCACGAGTGA
- a CDS encoding hemolysin family protein: protein MTEVLLLLVAVLLSLACGAFVAAEFSLTTVERSDLERAVERGERGASGALKAVRNLTFQLSGAQLGITVTNLVVGMLAEPSIASLIAGPLSEIGIPRSTASSIALVLGTALSTVFLMVVGELVPKNWAISSPLTVARRVGNAQRWFSAVFRPFITHLNNTANRLVRRLGVEPAEELASARGPQELAALARHSARQGALEPDTAELFVRTLNLADLTAENVMTPRVQVVALDAQATCEDVANATRATGLSRFPVYRGSLDSVVGTAHIKDILTVPAERRPRVSVADMMREPLLVPESLTVDRLLDRLSGKRTMAVVIDEYGGTAGVATLEDIVEEVVGEVRDEHDPHETPDLAAAGADEDGHALYAADGAARIDQLARVGLRPPEGPYETLAGLIATALGRIPAVGDSVAVAGWRLEVLDAGGRRAARVLLHAPLDDERGEQREKGAPA from the coding sequence ATGACCGAAGTGCTTCTCCTGCTGGTGGCGGTTCTGCTCTCACTCGCCTGCGGCGCCTTCGTCGCGGCCGAGTTCTCGCTGACCACGGTCGAGCGCAGCGACCTGGAACGGGCCGTGGAACGCGGCGAGCGCGGCGCCTCCGGTGCGCTGAAGGCCGTCCGCAACCTCACCTTCCAGCTCTCCGGGGCGCAGCTCGGCATCACCGTCACGAACCTGGTGGTCGGCATGCTCGCGGAGCCGTCCATCGCGAGCCTGATCGCCGGCCCGCTGAGCGAGATCGGCATCCCCCGCTCCACCGCGTCCTCGATCGCGCTGGTGCTGGGCACGGCCCTGTCGACCGTGTTCCTGATGGTCGTGGGCGAGCTGGTGCCCAAGAACTGGGCGATCTCCTCGCCGCTGACGGTCGCCAGGCGGGTGGGCAACGCCCAGCGCTGGTTCAGCGCGGTCTTCCGGCCGTTCATCACCCACCTGAACAACACGGCCAACCGTCTGGTGCGCCGCCTCGGTGTCGAACCCGCCGAGGAGCTGGCCTCCGCGCGGGGGCCGCAGGAACTGGCCGCGCTGGCCCGGCACTCCGCCCGCCAGGGCGCCCTGGAGCCGGACACCGCCGAACTGTTCGTCCGGACCCTGAACCTCGCGGACCTCACCGCGGAGAACGTGATGACGCCGCGCGTGCAGGTCGTCGCCCTCGACGCGCAGGCGACCTGCGAGGACGTCGCGAACGCGACCCGGGCGACGGGCCTGTCCCGGTTCCCGGTCTACCGCGGCAGCCTCGACTCGGTCGTGGGCACCGCCCACATCAAGGACATCCTGACCGTGCCCGCGGAGCGCCGGCCGCGGGTGTCGGTCGCCGACATGATGCGCGAACCGCTGCTCGTCCCCGAGTCGCTGACCGTGGACCGGCTGCTGGACCGGCTCTCCGGCAAGCGCACGATGGCCGTGGTCATCGACGAGTACGGCGGCACGGCGGGCGTGGCGACCCTTGAGGACATCGTCGAGGAGGTCGTCGGCGAGGTGCGCGACGAGCACGACCCGCACGAGACGCCCGACCTCGCCGCGGCCGGCGCCGACGAGGACGGCCACGCCCTGTACGCGGCGGACGGCGCGGCCCGCATCGACCAGCTCGCGCGCGTCGGCCTGCGGCCGCCGGAGGGACCGTACGAGACGCTCGCCGGTCTCATCGCGACCGCGCTCGGCCGTATCCCCGCCGTGGGCGACAGCGTCGCGGTCGCCGGCTGGCGGCTGGAGGTGCTGGACGCCGGAGGCCGCCGGGCCGCACGCGTGCTGCTGCACGCGCCGCTCGACGACGAGCGGGGCGAACAGCGCGAGAAGGGGGCGCCGGCATGA
- a CDS encoding hemolysin family protein, with amino-acid sequence MTVVQLLIGLATLVVNAFFVGAEFALISVRRSQIEPYAEQGDRRAKSVLWGLEHVSALMAAAQLGITLCTLVLGVVAEPAIAHLLEPVFHALGVPSGAGHAVSFVIALALATYLHMLLGEMVPKNIALAEPVRSALLLGPPLVTLSRALRPVIFTINAFANALLKLLRIETKDEVTATFSDAELARIVKDSGDAGLIDDRARERLHDALELGRRPVRDVVLPLERVMYARVGVTPEELEGLSAQSGFSRFPVVDEGRRIVGYLHVKDALDASPRDLPFRLRDMRPIARVRESTPLDDVLTAMRGSRTHLAAVLGSDGRLAGLVTMEDVLRELFGQWA; translated from the coding sequence ATGACCGTCGTACAGCTGCTGATCGGTCTGGCGACGCTGGTGGTGAACGCCTTCTTCGTGGGCGCCGAGTTCGCGCTGATCTCCGTGCGCCGCTCCCAGATCGAGCCGTACGCCGAGCAGGGCGACCGGCGCGCGAAGAGCGTGCTGTGGGGCCTGGAGCACGTGTCCGCGCTGATGGCGGCGGCGCAGCTCGGCATCACCCTGTGCACCCTGGTGCTCGGTGTGGTCGCGGAACCGGCGATCGCCCATCTGCTGGAGCCGGTCTTCCATGCCCTGGGTGTGCCGAGCGGTGCGGGACACGCGGTGTCCTTCGTGATCGCGCTGGCCCTGGCGACGTATCTGCACATGCTGCTCGGCGAGATGGTGCCGAAGAACATCGCGCTCGCCGAGCCGGTGCGCAGCGCGCTGCTGCTCGGCCCGCCGCTGGTGACGCTGTCCCGGGCGCTGCGGCCGGTGATCTTCACCATCAACGCGTTCGCGAACGCGTTGCTGAAGCTGCTGCGGATCGAGACCAAGGACGAGGTCACGGCGACCTTCTCGGACGCGGAACTCGCCCGGATCGTGAAGGACTCCGGCGACGCCGGGCTGATCGACGACCGTGCGCGGGAACGGCTGCACGACGCGCTCGAACTGGGCCGCCGGCCGGTGCGCGATGTCGTGCTCCCGCTGGAACGCGTGATGTACGCGCGCGTGGGCGTCACCCCGGAGGAGCTGGAGGGGCTGTCCGCGCAGTCCGGGTTCTCCCGCTTCCCCGTCGTGGACGAGGGGCGCCGGATCGTCGGCTACCTGCACGTGAAGGACGCGCTGGACGCCTCGCCGCGGGACCTGCCCTTCCGGCTGCGGGACATGCGGCCCATCGCGCGCGTACGGGAGAGCACGCCGCTGGACGACGTCCTCACCGCGATGCGGGGCAGCCGCACGCACCTGGCGGCCGTCCTGGGCTCCGACGGGCGACTGGCGGGGCTGGTGACCATGGAGGACGTGCTGCGGGAGCTGTTCGGGCAGTGGGCCTGA
- a CDS encoding SGNH/GDSL hydrolase family protein, producing the protein METNASPTYSSLVAVGDSFTEGMSDLLPDGTYRGWADLLAARMAARTPGFRYANLAVRGKLIGQIVDEQVDVAAAMGADVITLVGGLNDTLRPKCDMGRVRGLLEEAVERLAPACKQLVLMRSPGRQGPVLERFRPRMEELFACVDELAARHDALVIDLYGAASLGDPRMWDVDRLHLTAEGHRRVAEAVWQGLGYEPEDPHWRVPVPVTLPPGWVTRRVADVRFARQHLIPWIGRRLTGRSSGDGRPPKRPELLPYEDLT; encoded by the coding sequence ATGGAGACGAACGCCTCACCCACATACAGCAGCCTGGTCGCGGTCGGCGACTCCTTCACCGAGGGCATGTCGGACCTGCTCCCCGACGGCACCTACCGGGGCTGGGCCGACCTCCTCGCGGCGCGGATGGCCGCCCGCACGCCCGGCTTCCGCTACGCCAACCTGGCCGTGCGCGGCAAGCTGATCGGGCAGATCGTCGACGAGCAGGTGGACGTGGCGGCCGCCATGGGCGCCGATGTGATCACCCTCGTCGGCGGGCTGAACGACACCCTGCGGCCCAAGTGCGACATGGGCCGGGTCCGGGGGCTGCTGGAGGAGGCCGTGGAGCGGCTGGCCCCGGCCTGCAAGCAGCTGGTGCTGATGCGCAGCCCGGGACGGCAGGGGCCGGTGCTGGAGCGGTTCCGGCCGCGCATGGAGGAGCTGTTCGCCTGCGTCGACGAGCTGGCCGCGCGGCACGACGCGCTGGTGATCGACCTGTACGGGGCGGCGTCGCTCGGCGACCCGCGCATGTGGGACGTCGACCGGCTGCACCTGACGGCCGAGGGGCACCGCCGGGTCGCGGAGGCGGTGTGGCAGGGGCTCGGGTACGAGCCGGAGGACCCGCACTGGCGGGTGCCGGTACCGGTCACGCTGCCGCCGGGGTGGGTGACGCGACGGGTCGCGGACGTGCGGTTCGCGCGGCAGCATCTGATTCCGTGGATAGGACGCCGGCTCACGGGCCGCTCCTCGGGGGACGGCCGCCCGCCGAAGCGGCCGGAGCTGCTGCCCTACGAGGATCTGACCTAG
- the purB gene encoding adenylosuccinate lyase, with translation MTSAPAKPRIPNVLAGRYASTELATLWSPEQKVKLERQLWLAVLRAQRDLGIEVPDAAIADYERVLDEVDLASIAEREKVTRHDVKARIEEFNDLAGHEQVHKGMTSRDLTENVEQLQIRLSLELMRDRTVAVLARLGKLAGEYGELVMAGRSHNVAAQATTLGKRFATAADELLVAHGRIEELLGRYPLRGIKGPVGTAQDMLDLLGGDAAKLAELEQRIAGHLGFSQAFTSVGQVYPRSLDYEVVTTLVQLAAAPSSLAKTIRLMAGHELVTEGFKPGQVGSSAMPHKMNTRSCERVNGLMVILRGYASMTGELAGDQWNEGDVSCSVVRRVALPDAFFALDGLLETFLTVLDEFGAFPAVVARELDRYLPFLATTKVLMASVRAGVGREVAHEAIKENAVACALAMREQGAERNELLDRLAADERIPLDRARLDELMADKLSFTGAAADQVGVVVGRIEEIVKQSPEAAGYTPGAIL, from the coding sequence GTGACTTCTGCGCCCGCCAAGCCCCGCATCCCGAACGTCCTCGCCGGACGCTACGCCTCCACCGAGCTCGCCACGCTCTGGTCGCCCGAGCAGAAGGTGAAGCTGGAGCGGCAGCTCTGGCTCGCCGTGCTGCGAGCCCAGCGCGACCTCGGGATCGAGGTGCCGGACGCGGCGATCGCCGACTACGAGCGCGTGCTCGACGAGGTCGACCTGGCCTCCATCGCCGAGCGCGAGAAGGTCACGCGGCACGACGTGAAGGCGCGGATCGAGGAGTTCAACGACCTCGCCGGGCACGAGCAGGTGCACAAGGGCATGACCTCCCGCGACCTGACCGAGAACGTGGAGCAGCTGCAGATCCGGCTCTCGCTGGAGCTGATGCGCGACCGTACGGTGGCCGTGCTCGCGCGTCTGGGCAAGCTCGCCGGGGAGTACGGCGAGCTGGTCATGGCCGGCCGCTCGCACAACGTCGCCGCGCAGGCCACCACCCTGGGCAAGCGGTTCGCCACGGCCGCCGACGAGCTGCTTGTCGCCCACGGCCGGATCGAGGAGCTGCTCGGCCGCTACCCGCTGCGCGGCATCAAGGGCCCGGTCGGCACCGCGCAGGACATGCTGGACCTGCTCGGCGGGGACGCCGCCAAGCTCGCGGAGCTGGAGCAGCGGATCGCCGGGCACCTGGGCTTCTCGCAGGCGTTCACCTCGGTCGGCCAGGTCTACCCCCGCTCGCTCGACTACGAGGTCGTCACCACGCTCGTGCAGCTGGCCGCCGCTCCCTCGTCGCTGGCGAAGACGATCCGGCTGATGGCCGGGCACGAGCTGGTGACGGAGGGCTTCAAGCCGGGTCAGGTCGGATCCTCCGCGATGCCGCACAAGATGAACACCCGCTCCTGCGAGCGCGTCAACGGCCTGATGGTGATCCTGCGCGGCTACGCCTCGATGACCGGCGAGCTGGCGGGCGACCAGTGGAACGAGGGCGACGTGTCCTGCTCGGTGGTGCGCCGGGTCGCGCTGCCGGACGCGTTCTTCGCGCTGGACGGGCTGCTGGAGACGTTCCTGACGGTCCTCGACGAGTTCGGCGCGTTCCCGGCGGTCGTCGCGCGTGAGCTGGACCGCTACCTGCCGTTCCTCGCCACGACCAAGGTCCTCATGGCCTCGGTGCGCGCCGGTGTCGGCCGTGAGGTCGCGCACGAGGCGATCAAGGAGAACGCCGTGGCGTGCGCCCTCGCGATGCGGGAGCAGGGCGCCGAGCGCAACGAGCTGCTGGACAGGCTCGCCGCCGACGAGCGCATCCCGCTCGACCGGGCCCGGCTCGACGAGCTGATGGCGGACAAGCTGTCCTTCACCGGTGCCGCCGCCGACCAGGTCGGAGTGGTGGTCGGCCGGATCGAGGAGATCGTGAAGCAGAGCCCGGAGGCGGCGGGCTACACACCGGGAGCGATCCTCTGA
- the mug gene encoding G/U mismatch-specific DNA glycosylase, with protein MTRFTPQELEAARDRLVPDVVADGLRVLFCGINPGLMTAATGHHFARPGNRFWPVLHLSGFTPRLLRPSEQGELLSYGLGITNVVARATARADELSAEEYCEGGRLLSLKVARLRPRWLAVVGVTAYRAAFDDRTARVGPQARTLGDTRVWVLPNPSGLNAHWTARTMAEEYARLRVTATG; from the coding sequence CTGACGCGTTTCACCCCGCAGGAGCTCGAGGCCGCCCGCGACCGACTCGTCCCGGACGTGGTCGCGGACGGCCTGCGCGTGCTGTTCTGCGGCATCAACCCTGGTCTCATGACCGCGGCGACGGGCCACCACTTCGCGCGGCCCGGCAACCGCTTCTGGCCGGTGCTGCACCTGTCCGGCTTCACGCCCCGGCTGTTGAGACCGTCCGAGCAGGGCGAGTTGCTGTCGTACGGGCTCGGCATCACCAACGTGGTGGCGCGGGCGACGGCCCGGGCCGACGAGTTGAGCGCCGAGGAGTACTGCGAGGGCGGGCGGCTGCTGTCGCTGAAGGTCGCGCGGCTCCGGCCGCGTTGGCTGGCGGTCGTGGGGGTCACCGCGTACCGGGCCGCCTTCGACGACCGCACGGCGCGGGTGGGGCCGCAGGCGCGGACGCTCGGCGACACGCGCGTGTGGGTGCTGCCCAATCCCTCCGGGCTGAACGCGCACTGGACCGCGCGGACGATGGCGGAGGAGTACGCACGGCTGCGGGTAACGGCGACCGGCTAG
- the sbnA gene encoding 2,3-diaminopropionate biosynthesis protein SbnA gives MPVISEPTDFNEEELYVDLRATFGIPLFLKCEGFNFAGSIKLKAAAEMLRSAEQEGALKPGSILVESSSGNLGVALSMIAASRGYRFLCVTDTRCNLPTRRLMEALGSTVHVIDKPALHGGFLGARLAHVRALCASDDRYLWLNQYANPNNWKAHYRTTAPAIARRFPQLDVLFVGAGTTGTLMGCARWFWQWRRRVRIVAVDAAGSVTFGGKPGRRLIPGLGTSVRPSLLDESYVNEVVHVGEAETIRACRRLAGRGFLFGGSTGTVVSGASDWLARHPERPLTAVAIAPDLGERYLDTVYQAGWPHDALSDEAGVRAGSDAVFQWV, from the coding sequence ATGCCCGTCATCTCCGAGCCCACCGACTTCAACGAGGAGGAGCTCTACGTCGACTTGCGGGCGACCTTCGGCATCCCGCTCTTCCTGAAGTGCGAGGGCTTCAACTTCGCCGGCTCCATCAAGCTGAAGGCCGCCGCCGAGATGCTCCGGTCCGCCGAACAGGAGGGCGCCCTGAAGCCCGGCTCGATCCTGGTCGAGTCCTCCTCCGGCAACCTCGGCGTGGCACTGAGCATGATCGCGGCGAGCCGGGGCTACCGATTCCTGTGCGTCACCGACACCCGCTGCAACCTGCCGACCAGGCGGCTGATGGAGGCGCTGGGCAGCACGGTCCACGTGATCGACAAACCCGCTCTGCACGGCGGTTTCCTGGGCGCCCGCCTCGCCCACGTGCGTGCGCTGTGCGCCTCCGACGACCGGTACCTCTGGCTCAACCAGTACGCCAACCCCAACAACTGGAAGGCGCACTACCGCACGACGGCCCCGGCGATCGCCCGCCGCTTCCCCCAGCTGGACGTCCTCTTCGTGGGAGCCGGCACCACGGGCACACTGATGGGGTGCGCGCGCTGGTTCTGGCAGTGGCGCCGGCGGGTGCGGATCGTGGCCGTGGACGCGGCCGGCTCGGTGACCTTCGGCGGGAAGCCCGGTCGCCGGCTGATTCCGGGTCTGGGCACCAGCGTCCGTCCCTCCCTGCTGGACGAGTCCTACGTCAACGAGGTGGTGCACGTGGGGGAGGCGGAAACCATCCGCGCCTGCCGCCGGCTGGCCGGCCGGGGCTTCCTCTTCGGCGGCTCCACCGGAACGGTGGTCAGCGGAGCGTCGGACTGGCTGGCCCGTCACCCGGAACGGCCACTGACCGCGGTGGCGATCGCCCCGGACCTCGGTGAGCGCTACCTGGACACCGTGTACCAGGCGGGCTGGCCGCACGACGCCCTGAGCGACGAGGCAGGCGTCCGGGCGGGGTCGGACGCCGTGTTCCAGTGGGTCTGA
- the sbnB gene encoding 2,3-diaminopropionate biosynthesis protein SbnB, producing the protein MTATDSTPATAPTEAAGPRFAVISGAQVQRALLGREREIVDLVEAVYRLHGDGETVNPPSYFLRFPDRPEARIIALPASMGGPLRVDGLKWIASFPENTTSGLPRASAVVILNDPDTGYPYACLEGSVISAGRTAASAALAADRLSRTRPRPRRVGFIGTGLIARYLHSHLTATGWTFEETGVHDLSTDHAAGFRGYLRRTGTEGRITLHDTAEALIRSSDLVVFATVAGRPHVHDPSWFAHHPLVLHISLRDLDPRILLASANFVDDVEHCLKAGTSPHLAEQLAGNREFVDGTLHDVLTGRTSAPADRTVVFSPFGLGVLDLAVGRYVHDAVARRGELCVIDGFFNELRRYG; encoded by the coding sequence ATGACCGCCACGGACTCCACGCCGGCCACGGCGCCCACCGAGGCGGCCGGACCGCGGTTCGCGGTGATCTCCGGCGCCCAGGTCCAGCGGGCCCTGCTGGGGCGCGAACGGGAGATCGTCGACCTGGTCGAAGCCGTGTACCGGTTGCACGGCGACGGTGAGACGGTCAATCCGCCGTCGTACTTCCTGCGCTTTCCGGACCGCCCGGAGGCACGGATCATCGCGCTGCCCGCGTCGATGGGCGGGCCGCTGCGCGTCGACGGCCTGAAGTGGATAGCGAGCTTCCCCGAGAACACGACGTCCGGGCTCCCGCGCGCGTCGGCCGTCGTCATCCTCAACGACCCCGACACCGGTTACCCGTACGCCTGCCTGGAGGGTTCGGTCATCAGCGCCGGCCGCACGGCGGCCTCCGCGGCCCTGGCGGCCGACCGGCTCAGCCGCACCCGTCCGCGTCCGCGACGCGTCGGTTTCATCGGCACCGGCCTGATCGCCCGCTACCTCCACTCCCATCTCACCGCCACCGGCTGGACGTTCGAGGAGACCGGCGTCCACGACCTGTCGACGGACCACGCGGCGGGCTTCCGCGGCTACCTGCGCAGGACGGGGACGGAGGGCCGCATCACCCTGCACGACACCGCCGAGGCGCTCATCCGCTCGAGCGACCTGGTGGTCTTCGCGACGGTCGCGGGCCGGCCGCACGTTCACGACCCGTCGTGGTTCGCGCACCACCCGCTGGTGCTGCACATCTCCCTGCGCGACCTGGACCCGCGGATCCTGCTCGCGTCCGCCAACTTCGTCGACGACGTCGAGCACTGCCTCAAGGCCGGCACCTCGCCGCACCTCGCCGAACAGCTGGCCGGGAACCGGGAGTTCGTCGACGGCACCCTGCACGACGTCCTGACCGGGCGCACCTCGGCACCCGCGGACCGGACGGTGGTGTTCTCACCGTTCGGCCTGGGGGTGCTGGACCTCGCCGTCGGCAGGTACGTCCACGACGCGGTGGCCCGGCGGGGCGAGCTGTGCGTGATCGACGGCTTCTTCAACGAACTGCGCCGGTACGGCTGA
- a CDS encoding TauD/TfdA family dioxygenase — MRPSPPAPPALLPDVDLRPGRPPVLLVQDAGDPTHWAAEYKDALRAVVAEHGAVLVRGLGLYDPESAGAAFRALTTGLMAEREAFAPRRSYGDGVYSSAKWPSNQPMCMHHELSYTLRFPGLMLFACLEAPADGGATGLADAAAVLRALPVPLAERFLREGWLLDRAYNDEIGASVAEAFGTDDRAAVERYCRDNGIDCAWGPDGRLRTSQRRSAVVRHPVTGRHCWFNQIAFLSEWTIDPEIREYLVDVYGADALPFTTRFGGGEAIGEDVVRLLNDVYEAHTLREPWQDGDLMLVDNVRMAHSREPYEGPREVLVAMAEPLGPAGSAPASEVTAR; from the coding sequence ATGCGCCCCTCACCTCCCGCACCCCCGGCGCTGCTGCCCGACGTCGACCTGCGTCCCGGCAGGCCCCCGGTCCTGCTGGTCCAGGACGCCGGTGACCCGACCCACTGGGCGGCCGAGTACAAGGACGCACTGCGTGCCGTGGTCGCCGAGCACGGAGCGGTGCTCGTACGCGGCCTCGGACTCTACGACCCCGAAAGCGCCGGGGCCGCCTTCCGGGCGCTGACCACCGGCCTGATGGCCGAACGGGAGGCCTTCGCGCCACGCCGCTCCTACGGCGACGGCGTGTACTCCTCCGCCAAGTGGCCGTCCAACCAGCCGATGTGCATGCACCACGAGCTGAGCTACACCCTCCGGTTCCCCGGCCTGATGCTGTTCGCGTGCCTCGAGGCGCCCGCCGACGGCGGAGCGACGGGCCTGGCCGACGCCGCGGCCGTGCTCCGGGCACTGCCCGTCCCGCTGGCCGAGCGCTTCCTGCGGGAGGGCTGGCTTCTCGACCGCGCCTACAACGACGAGATCGGGGCATCCGTCGCCGAGGCCTTCGGCACCGACGACCGCGCCGCCGTCGAGCGCTACTGCCGCGACAACGGGATCGACTGTGCGTGGGGGCCGGACGGACGGCTGCGTACCAGCCAGCGGCGCAGCGCCGTGGTGCGTCACCCGGTCACCGGGCGGCACTGCTGGTTCAACCAGATCGCCTTCCTGAGCGAGTGGACGATCGACCCCGAGATACGGGAGTACCTGGTGGACGTCTACGGCGCCGACGCGCTGCCGTTCACCACCCGGTTCGGCGGCGGCGAGGCGATCGGAGAGGACGTCGTCCGCCTGCTCAACGACGTCTACGAGGCCCACACCCTGCGCGAGCCGTGGCAGGACGGAGACCTCATGCTCGTCGACAACGTCCGCATGGCGCACAGCAGGGAGCCGTACGAGGGCCCGCGCGAGGTGCTGGTCGCCATGGCCGAGCCGCTGGGCCCGGCCGGGAGCGCACCGGCCTCCGAGGTGACCGCGCGATGA